The Alkalihalobacillus sp. LMS6 genomic interval GCGCTACAATATCTTTGTTTTGGAGAACGAAGTAGAGCGTTATTCCTTTAGTGTTGATGAAGCTGTTTTAATTAAATATGGACTTCGTAAAGGAATTGAACTTGATGAAGCATTTATGAAAACAATTGTTGATGCGGATGAAGCAAAAAAGACGTTTCATTTAGCTGTTCACTACTTATCTTATCGAATGCGTTCGGAAAAAGAGATTGTTGACTATTTAAGGTCGAAAGAACGTGAAGAAGAGCATATAAAACAAGCTGTTTTACGTTTGAAAGAAGAGCGACTGATCGACGATTTAGCTTTTGCGCACGCTTTTGTTCGTTCTAAAGCGAATCAAGGTTTTATCGGACCAACAAAATTAAAGCAACAGCTTTATGTAAAAGGTGTTAGTGAGCAGCATAGTGATGAGGCAATAAGTGAATATGATGTCACATGGGAAGTGGAACAACTTCTATTGTGGAAGGAAAAGCAAGACCGAAAGAGTGGACAAACTAAATTTTCTAAGCAGCAACAAATAAACAAATGGAAAACGCAATTAATTTCAAAAGGGTTTACGCTTGAAGCGATTACTCAGTTTCTGAAGTCATTGGATGATGAAAAGGATATAGAAGAAGAGCGAGCAGCGCTTGATTATCAAGGGGAAAAGTTATTTCGTACGTATGAAAGAAAATACAGTGATTCCTTTGAATTAAAACAAAAAATGATTCAAGCGCTTTACCGCAAAGGTTTTTCGTTTGAAGATGCAAAAGCTTTTGTCGATGATAAATTAAAGGGGATGTCAGAGTAATGGAAAAGCGTTTTAGCGATATGGATGAGTACGAATTAAAGTTAGAGATTTCAATGTTAAATGAAAAAGCGAAAAAAGCGGAACAGCTAGGAAATATGAATGAGTTTGCAGTTTATGAAAGAAGAAAAACATTAGCTCAGTCATATTTGATAAATCCAGATTTAATTGAGCCTGGACACGCATATCGTATGAAGGACGGGGTCACGATTTTTGAAGTCTCTTATATGAATGGCCGTTTTGCCTGGGGCTATCGTTCAGGTGAGCGAGAGCTTGCAGGAGTGCCAATCTCATTGTTAGCGGATAAAATTACAATGGATGCATAGAAAAAGAGGCTTTCTTAGAAAGCCTCTTTTTTAGCGCTAGGTACGCTTACGCATCTGCGCTTCAAGCACGATATTGTGTTGGCTTTGTTGAGTTTCACCATTCACTTGGTGGAAAGCGTGCTTAGAATTGGCACGCGGTGACATGAACGGATCTCGGTACAAACTGTTAAAATGCGATTTATTTTGTTCCTTACCCATGAATCATTCCTCCCAGTATTAAAACGTTTTAAAGTGGTTGGACGAACTCATTCGTTCTTTTGGACGGTCGTTAATCGAGCCATCCGGACGCTTTGATGCGTGTGCATCAGCTTTATTGGCTTTATTGCCATCAAACGAAATCGGATTTGGAAAGTTTTTCGCTTTGTTTCGCACTCGTGAAACCCCCTCGCCATATCGGCTTACTACTAATATGACCAAACAACGTTAAAGTTATTGAAGGGAATATTACCCATGCTACGTGATAATCTTCAATTTTTTTCTTAGTGTTTCTTCACTATAAACCCAACCAGTATAGGACGTTATAATGTTCAGGCGTTCATCCATTTTGACGATAGCGACAAATGGATAGTACCCGTTGCTGCGATAGCGCAAGTCAACGAAACGAACTTCATAACCTCCTTCATCTGTTGCTTCCATTTCCCATCGATACGTTGGCGAGAAGGAAAGAAAGGCGGCTAAATTCTTGTCAGATCGAGCTGCTTGCATCACTGGATCAGTCGGAATGGGGTCAAACGTATAGCTTTCAAAAAAGTGAATCACACGATCTTTTGATTGCGCCACGTAAAGCATGTCAGGTGTACGAATAACGAGATGCCATTTATGCCAGCGAATCGTCGGTGAAACAAAAATATGTGAAGCTGTTGGATGAATATTCCTCGCTTGACGAACGACTTGTTGCTTTTGAGAATACCTCCATAGGTAATAAAAGATAAGCAAAAAGTAAATGACAGCGAATGTAGGGCCAGGTGGTACGCCAAATATCCATAGCAGAATACCTGCAATATGAGCTCCGAATATTACAGGGTCAAATATGTTAATTACGCCAAGAGCAATCCACCTATTCGTAACAGGTCTTAAAGCCTGTGTGCCGTATGCGTTAAAAATATCAACAAACACATGCAGAAAGACAGAAATTGCTGCCCATAAAAGCATTGTTGGCCAATACGCATCTTGGAAGAAAAGCATTAATCCTCCTGATACAATAAAAGGCCAAAGGAGTAGAGCGGGTAAGGAATGGGTGAGTCCTCGATGATGGCGAATGTAAACAGCGTTGTTTCGTAATTTAAGTATCGTATCAAAATCTGGAGCGTTTGAAGCCACTAAAGTGGTAGCTAAAACGGCTGTTGCCATATAAGGAGATGATGAGACGTTTGGATCTAACGTCGCAAGTCCAGCCAATCCTACACCCATAACAATATGTGTGGATGTATCCATTCTCTTAAACATCCTCCTTTAGAAGTTAAAAACAAAACCGTCGCATTGTTTGTTACAGATTCATTTTAGTTATGCTATAGTTATACCCGTCATGAAGTAAACTAAGCATCTTTTCATGATGAACGTAACAAAGCAACAAGTCAAGATAAGCAGGTGATTCTTTGCTAGAACAAAATCAAGCTAAAATTAATGCGTTTCAAACCAATTTAGTTAGTTGGTACAATGAACATAAACGAGATTTACCATGGAGAACCTCACAAGATCCGTATCGAGTTTGGGTCTCAGAAGTGATGCTCCAACAAACGAGAGTCGATACTGTCATCCCATATTATGAACGTTTTATGCGTTTGTTTCCGGAAATGGAAGACCTAGCATACGCTTCAGAAGAAGAGATTTTAAAAGTATGGGAAGGATTAGGGTATTACTCACGGGTTCGCAATCTTCAAAAAGGCGTGCGAGAAGTGGTGGAACACTATGGTGGCGAAGTTCCTAAAAATCGAAAAGAAATTGAATCGTTAAAAGGCGTTGGTCCTTACACCGCAGGAGCGGTGCTAAGTATTGCCTATGACTTACCAGAACCAGCTGTAGACGGCAACGTGATGCGTGTACTGTCTCGAGTTTTTAATTTGAGCGATGATATTGCCAAACCAAGCACGAGAAAAAAACATGAAGCCATTCTTTATGAAGCTATCTATGCCGATGATCCTTCTAGTTTTAATCAAGGATTAATGGAGTTGGGTGCACTTGTATGTACGCCTACATCACCTGGCTGCTTATTGTGTCCTGTACGCGAACAGTGCGATGCATTTTATTTAGGCACCCAAGCGGATCTTCCAGTCAAAAGTAAAAAGAAAAAAGCAAAAACGGTTGATTTAGATGCTTTTGTCTTATTAGATGAAAACAAGCAATTATATATTGAAAAACGTCCTGCAGAAGGATTATTAGCAGGATTGTGGCAACTGCCAATGTTGCCTAAATCTCAATCAACTAAAGACGGACAAGCAGCTATTTCAAAAACTTATGGAATGAATTCAAGCCTTAAGCCATTAGACTTTCACGTGAAACATGTTTTCAGCCATATTATTTGGGAAATTGATTTGTATATCGGACACGTTAAACAAGCAGAAATGCCGCGAGAGTGGAAAGCGGTAATGAAACATGAACTTGAGCAGTTTGCTTTTCCTGTGTCACAGCAAAAGCTATTGAGTTATTGTTTAGAGGAGGAGTTACTATGAACTTACAATTGAATGGAAAAGCGGTTTTTGTCACTGGTGGCACGAAAGGAATTGGAAAAGCAATTGCAGAGTCTTTCGCAGCAGAAGGCTGTAAAGTTGCGGTATGTGCGAGACATGAGGTCGATAACTTTTCTGAAGACATTCCTATTATTTTAGGTGATATTACTAAATTTGAAGAACGGGAACGCATTTTTAAAGAAGTGACGGCTAGCATTGGACCAATTGATATTTTAATTAATAACGCAGGTGGAAGCAACGGAGCAGAAATTGAAAAAACGACGCTTGATGATTTTCATCAAGCCTTTGAATTAAATTATTTTTCTGCTGTTCATTTTTCGAAACTAGTACTTCCAGGAATGAAAGCGAACAAAGAAGGGGCGATTATTCAAGTGAGCTCTATATTTGGACGGGAATCTGGAGGAAAGGCGACTTACAACAATGCAAAAGCAGCGTTGATTAGCTTTACAAAAGCGCTCGCTGATGAAGTAATGAAGGAAGGCATTCGTGTAAATAGTGTGGCGCCAGGAAGTATTTTGCACCCAACTGGGAATTGGCAAAAACGATTAGACGAGAATCCTGAGAAAATCAATAATTTTGTTGAAGCAAATATTCCAGCAGGCCGATTCGGTACGCCAGAAGAAATTGCTGATGTTGTCGTGTTTATGGCGTCTTCAAAAGCAAGCTGGGTGACTGGATCAAGCTTACAAGTAGACGGCGGTCAATCAAAAATGAATATGTAGAACAGAGCAAATCGACGGGGCTAATTAGCATCCGTCGATTTTTTAAGGTTATAACCCTGGCGTGTTGTCATCTTCATTTTGCAAATGAATTTCAGATACTTTTTGCTTTGTTTCGTCTGTGCCAAGTCGATAGATTTCCTCATAAATATCGTTCATACCTGTTTGAAACTCATCTTTATCTGCATCAGCCGTTAAATCATCAAAATGTTTAAAGCTCAACAGATTCCCAAGCTCTACATCGTGTTTATGCACTTCACGAATTAAGCTCTCAAGCTGCTCTTTTTCTGCTTCTGTAGCTGAAATTTCATATTCAATTAATTGCCCATCATCCACTTCCGTTAAGCTAATATTATCCATGCTAATTGGATTTAAGTTCACGTAATAAAGTTGTTTTTGATTATCCATTGTTATTCTCCTTAATCGTAATGAACTTCCGTCCCGCTCGTCCAAGTTGCCGTATGATGTAACCCGCCACGGTTTTCAATTTCTTCAATAATTGCCCGGTGTTTTGAGTTTCCTTGAACATTTAAATAAGCGGTCATTTGCTGCATACCATGATGGAAAAACGCTAATTCTTTGTCCGTCCAGTCAGATGGTTGAATGTTTTCTAATTCACTTAAGTCACGACCTACGTACATGAATGATCCCTCCTGTTCTTCTTAGATTGGCTGTTCTAAACTTTTGCTATACGTTATAATGAGCTGAATAGACAGTAAATACTGGGAGGATTACATATGGAAAGAAAAGTAGCATTAGTGACTGGAAGTAGCCGAGGAATTGGAAAGAAAATTGCCATTAAACTTGCTAAGCAAGGTCATAATATCGTCATTAATTTTGCAAGAAGCCGCTCGCAAGCAGAGGCAACTGCAGAAGAAATTCGTGCATTAGGTGTTGAAGTATTAACGATAAAAGCAAACGTTGGCAAGCAAGATAAAATAAAAGAGATGTTTACACAAATTGATGAACATTTTGGACGTCTAGATGTGTTTGTGAACAATGCGGCATCTGGCGTACTACGTCCTTTAATGGAACTGGAAGAAAGTCATTGGAACTGGACTATGGACATTAACGCAAAAGCACTGCTTTTCTGTGCGCAAGAGGCAGCAAAGCGCATGGAAGTATCTGGCGGAGGGAAAATTGTTAGCTTAAGTTCACTTGGTTCGATTCGTTATTTAGAAAATTACACGACCGTTGGTGTCTCCAAAGCAGCAGTTGAATCGTTAACGCGTTATCTTGCGGTTGAATTGGCGCCAAAAGGAATCATTGTTAATGCGGTTTCTGGTGGAGCGGTGGATACAGATGCCTTAACCCATTTTCCAAACCGAGAACAATTATTAAAAGACGCTGCGGAACGAACTCCGGCAGGAAGAATGGTTGAACCAGATGACTTAGCAAAAGCGGTGATGTTTTTATTATCGGACGACTCCAGCATGATTCGTGGGCAAACGATTATAGTCGATGGTGGAATTTCTCTTTTAGCTTAAAAAAAGTTTGCATAAACATTACCTCTACGGGACATCTTAATTAGCGTGGAGGTGATAACCATGAACAACAAAGCATCTAAAACAAACAAAAACCAAGTGAAGAAGCAAAACCAAGCTTCTGAACAAGGGTACAACACTGAATTCGCATCTGAAACTGATGTACAAGAAGTAAAAGAGCAAAACGCTCAATCTGCTTCTAAGAAAAACCAACAGTAATTGCTGTAGCGTTTCGGCGCAAAAGAACACCTTTTTCCATTCGGAAAAAAGGTGTTTTTTTATGTCATATTTCTTCTATATTTGCGTTATAGAGTGTTTACGTTTTAAATAAAGAATGAACATTGTATAATGTATATGTAGAGTAGAGTTGAATAGAAATTTTTTCGTGAAAAATAAAGACGAAAGGAGTTTCGTATGAGCTTTCCTAAGGAAGGCAGCACCATCCAAATACAAAGTTATAAACATAATGGTACACTTCATCGGATCTGGGAAGATACCACGATTTTGAAAGGTTCTTCTAAAGTTGTGATCGCGGGAAATGACCGAATCATTGTCCGCGAATCAGACGGAAGACATTGGCGAACACGGGAACCAGCAATTTGCTACTTTGATGCGGACCAATGGTTTAACACGATTGGAATGATTCGTGCGGACGGCATTTATTACTACTGTAATATTGGCACACCGTTCACGTGGGATGAAGAAGCGCTGAAATACATTGATTATGACTTGGATATTAAAGTGTATCCTGATATGACGATGAAGCTGCTAGACGAAGATGAATATGAGTTACACAGTAAATTGATGAATTATCCGCCAGAGTTAGATGGCATACTTAGAAGAAGTGTGGACGAATTAATATCTTGGATTCACCAAAGAAAAGGTCCGTTTGCGCCACAATTTGTAGAAAGTTGGTATGAGCGGTACTTGCAGTATCGGTAAAAGAAGCTTGTGAGAACGAGCTTCCTTTTACTTAGAAAAGAGGTTTATGTTGAATACGATTAAGCGCTATATGTTCTTTGTAAAACCGTATAAAAAACAAATTGGTTTTACAATTATCATCGGCATTATGAAATTTGGTATTCCGTTGCTGTTTCCATTAGCAATGATGTATATCATTGACGACATTTTATTGAACGAAGAAATGGCTTCAAGTGACCAATATTCACAAATTTATTGGATTATTGGTGGCATGGCTATTCTTTTCATCGTATTACGTCCGCCGATTGAATATTACCGACAATACTTTGCACAATGGATTGGGAATAAAATTTTATTCGACATTCGCGACCACTTGTTTACGCACATACAGAAATTAAGCTTGCGTTTTTACTCAAATCGTAAAGTAGGCGAAATTATTTCCCGCGTCATTCATGATGTGGAGCAGACGAAGAACTTTGTTATCACTGGTTTAATGAATGTGTGGTTAGATTTAGCGACGATTATTATTGCCATTATTATTATGTTGAATTTGAATGTTTGGCTCACCCTTGTAGCAATTTCCATGTTTCCGTTCTACGGGTTTTCCATTAAATATTTTTATCAACATTTACGAAAGCTTACTCGAGTGCGCTCGCAGGCGCTGGCGGATGTTCAAGGGCATTTGCATGAGCGCGTGCAAGGAATGAACGTTATTCGTAGTTTCGCAAATGAAGACTATGAGCAGGATCAATTTTCGCATCGCAACAGAAACTTTTTAACAAAAGCATTGGATCATACGAAGTGGAACGCAAAAACGTTTGCAGTTGTTAATACGGTAACCGATGTTGCACCGTTGTTAGTTTTATTTGTTTCGGCTTTATTTGTGCTGCAAGGCAATCTAGAAATAGGTGTGATGAGTGCGTTTGTTCTTTATATGGAACGTTTATATGGGCCACTAAGACGATTAGTCAATTCATCCACAACGTTAACCCAGTCGATTGCATCAATGGACCGAGTGTTTGAATTCATTGATGAGAAATATGATATAACGGATAAACCAAGCGCTACACCATTAACTCAAGTTGATGGAAAAGTAACGTTTGACCGTGTCTCGTTTTCGTATAGTACCGATGACCATGCGATCCTTAAAGATATTCGTTTGGATATACCTGCCGGACAAACTGTTGCATTCGTTGGAATGAGCGGGGGTGGAAAAAGTACGTTAGTTAGCTTAATTCCGCGGTTTTATGATGTGACATCAGGTCGGATCTTACTTGATGGGAAAGATATCCGCGATCTTCAAGTAAGAACGTTGCGTGACAATATTGGCATGGTTCTACAAGACAATATTTTATTTAGCGATAGTGTGAAAATGAACATTAAGATTGGAAATCCGGATGCCTCTGATGAAGAAGTGATGGTGGCGGCAAAAGCAGCGAATGCACACGATTTTATTATGGGGCTTGAAGAAGGCTATGATACGGAAGTAGGGGAGAGAGGCGTTAAGCTCTCAGGTGGTCAAAAGCAGCGAATTGCAATTGCACGTGTATTTTTAAAAAATCCACCGATTCTTGTTTTTGATGAAGCGACATCTGCGCTAGACCTCGAAAGTGAGCACTATATTCAAGAGGCTTTAGAAGATTTAGCAAGAGATCGAACAACCTTCATTGTCGCACACCGTCTATCAACAATTACAAATGCAGACCAAATTGTTGTAATTGAAGAAGGAACCGTAAAAGAACAAGGAACCCATCAGGAATTAATGAAGAAACAGGGAGCATACTATAAACTTTATAGCGTTCAAGAAATGTAAAAATCCAGGAGGGCTTCCTCCTGGATTTTTAATCGTTTTCGTCATCTGGTGCATGAGTATGATGATTCTCTACAAGTGTATCTAAATGTTCTAGCTCTTGTTGATACTCAATTAGTGCAGAGATTGCTGGTAAGAAACTGTGCCATTGAGATAAATCAAATTGTTCTTCTTCATACAACGTGACAAATAAATTCGTCATCGTTGATTGGCCTTTTTCAATCTCGTCAACATATTCGTCAGTTGCATGGGTGTTGACTTTCCCGTTGTACCGAAGAATAATTCGGTGATGGTAATCGGTTAAGGTTAGAATCTGTTCTTCTATTCGGCTTTGGACATTATCAGGCAGTTGTAAATAGTCTTCCGACCGTTTTTCAATCGCTTCAAGTGCTTGGTACGCTTTTTCAGTTGCTTGAATCATTTGCCTAAAGACAACGACTTTTCTTCTTTGGGTAAACGTTTTTGCACGGAAATAATTACGTTCCTCCCGATAAAGAGAAAAAAGTTGATTTGCTTTATCAAGTTCCGTGCGTTGGTTTTTAATATCTTCACGTAATGCGATTGTGTCTGCGTCATGTCGGGCAAGTAGCGTCAGCCATTCTTGAATGGAGTCCGTCACTGTAGTCACCTTGTCAAATACTTTCTTTTCATATCTTGGTGGAATGAAAGCTAGATTAACAAGGAAAGCAGCGACAATTCCAATTAATACAGCAGAAAATCGCTCTAATGCAAATTGAAGAAAATTATCAGAAGGACTTTCCATAATAATAATAATCGTCACAATCGCTGTCGGAATAATTGCAGCTTCTAATTTAAGCTTAATAAAGATCGCAATCGAAAGTGTGACCACAACCCCGACAACAAACGGCTCGTGGCCAAAAGTCATTACGAATAAGACACCAATCGTTGCTCCAATTAGATTCGCCTGAACTTGGTGGCTAAATGTTCTTAAAGTCCGAAATAACGATGGTTGAATGGCGAAAGCTGCTGCAATTGCTGCAAACGTTGGCGGGTTAATGCCAAGCCATCTGGCTAAATAAAGAGCTAGTACAACAGCTAAGCCTGTTTTTAATATCCGTGCTCCAAGTCTCATGTACGGATGTTTCCTTTCTTTTAGTCATCCTTTTTAGACGTATTCTTTACTCTTATGCAAAATGATGACCTTTTACGCACAAAAAAACAATTTAATTATAAAAAGAGTCGGCAACGATACTAAATGCTTTTTCAGCCGCAGCAATGGTTTCTTCAATATCTTTCTTTGTGTGAGCAGTTGTGAGGAACCAAGCCTCGTATTTTGAAGGAGCTAAATGAACACCTTGATCAAGCATCGCTTTAAAGAACATGCTGAATTGCTCGCCATTTGTATTGGATGCGCCCTCATAATCAAAAATAGGATCTTCCGTAAAAAAGACTGTTAACGCACCTTTTAGACGATTAATTGTAATGGGCACATTCGTTTTCGCGGCTGCAAGGTGTAGCCCTTCTTCTAACTCCATGCCCAATTCATCAAGTTTATCATACGTGCCTTCTCTTTTTAGGATATTCAAGCAAGCAATCCCGGCAGTCATAGATGCTGGATTTCCAGCCATCGTTCCAGCTTGATAAGCAGGTCCGAGTGGTGCGACGGTTTCCATAATATCCATTCGGCCACCGTAAGCGCCAATCGGAAGACCGCCGCCGATGATTTTTCCGAGTGCCGTCATATCTGGTTTAACATGTAGTAGGTCTTGCGCGCCTCCAAACATAAAGCGGAAAGCGGTAATGACTTCATCATAAATGACAAGCGCACCAGCCGCATGAGTTAATTCATTTACTTTTTCTAAAAACCCCGGCTCTGGCTCGACGATTCCGAAGTTCCCAACAATTGGTTCCACGAGAACCGCTGCTGTTTCATCGCCCCATTTATTTAAGGCTTCTTTAAGGGCATCACTATTGTTAAATGGAACCGTAATGACTTCTTTTGCTGTTCCTTGTGTTACACCTGCTGAATCAGGTGTCCCTAATGTGGACGGTCCGGAACCGGCAGCAACAAGGACTAGATCTGAATGACCGTGGTAACAACCAGCAAATTTAATAATTTTTTCTCTACCTGTATAAGCACGAGCTACTCGAATCGTTGTCATCACGGCTTCAGTACCTGAATTGACAAAGCGCACTTTCTCTAATGAAGGCATGGCTTCAGTTAAAATTTGGGCAAATTCATTTTCAAGCCTTGTAGGGGCACCGTAAAGAACGCCTTTAGCAGCTTGATCTTGGATCGCTTGTGTAATTTCTTGATGAGCATGCCCTGTAATAATCGGCCCATATGCAGCCAAATAATCGATATATTTGTTTCCATCAACATCATAAAGATGAGCGCCTTCTCCACGCTCCATGAACACTGGTGTTCCGCCCCCGACCCCTTTATATGCTCGGGATGGGCTGTTCACACCGCCTACGATTAAGTCTTGTGCTTCTTTATAGTGTATTTCGGATGTGTCGCGATTCATAAAACCCTCCATTGTAGTTCGCACATATTTTGTACTCAACTATGATAGCATATGTTCGAGATTTAGTCAGATGAAATGTGGCAGGGGTTCTTGATTGAAGAAAGCGTAAAAATCGGCTACGCTAATAAAAAATACAAAGCGGGGTTTATAAGATGGATTTAGTGAAAAAACAAGCGCCAGATGTTACATTACCAATTTCTGAGGATCAAACGATCACGTTATCTGATTATAAAGGATCAAAGATTGTTTTATATTTTTATCCAAAAGATATGACGCCTGGTTGTACAACGCAAGCGTGCGATTTTAGAGACCAAGCAGAACAATTTAAAGAACACAATGCCGTTGTAATTGGAATCAGTCCAGACCCAGTACATCGTCATGAGAAGTTTACCGAAAAGCATGGTTTATCGTTTCCTTTACTTGCAGATGAAGAATTAACTGCAGCAAACGCATACGGCGTATGGCAGTTGAAAAAGAATTTTGGAAAAGAGTATATGGGGGTTGTTCGTTCAACGTTTGTCATCGATGAACAATTTAATGTGGTAAAAGAGTGGCGTGGTGTTCGAGTGAAAGATCATGTTAGCGAAGTATTAGACTACGTGAAAG includes:
- the bcp gene encoding thioredoxin-dependent thiol peroxidase codes for the protein MDLVKKQAPDVTLPISEDQTITLSDYKGSKIVLYFYPKDMTPGCTTQACDFRDQAEQFKEHNAVVIGISPDPVHRHEKFTEKHGLSFPLLADEELTAANAYGVWQLKKNFGKEYMGVVRSTFVIDEQFNVVKEWRGVRVKDHVSEVLDYVKGMSS